A section of the Paenibacillus yonginensis genome encodes:
- a CDS encoding response regulator transcription factor — protein sequence MIKVLVVDDEISISSAVAYALGREGFEVETAGDGEEALEKAAVFKPDVMVLDVMMPKLSGYEVCRKLEERNRPAVLLLTVKNDIVDKVLGLELGADDFMTKPFDIRELVARVKALSRRRKAESAGQSGADEESIVLGGVSIEPFSRTVRIGGVSVDLTPKEFDLLVLLVRHPERVYSREALLEQVWEMDFAGGTRTVDIHVQRLRKKLGEWQGLIQTVYGVGYKSTRALT from the coding sequence ATGATTAAAGTGCTTGTTGTAGACGATGAAATCAGTATTTCGAGCGCCGTCGCGTACGCACTCGGTCGGGAAGGCTTTGAGGTGGAGACGGCTGGCGACGGTGAAGAAGCTCTTGAGAAGGCCGCAGTATTCAAACCTGACGTCATGGTACTCGATGTCATGATGCCCAAGTTAAGCGGATATGAGGTTTGCCGCAAGCTGGAGGAGCGGAACCGGCCCGCCGTGCTGCTGCTGACCGTGAAGAATGACATTGTAGATAAAGTGCTGGGCCTGGAGCTTGGGGCGGATGATTTCATGACCAAGCCGTTTGATATCCGGGAGTTGGTAGCCCGGGTGAAGGCGTTGTCCAGGCGGCGGAAAGCGGAGTCTGCCGGCCAAAGCGGAGCAGACGAGGAATCTATTGTGCTCGGCGGCGTGTCCATTGAGCCGTTCAGCCGGACGGTGCGAATCGGCGGCGTGTCCGTTGATCTGACTCCGAAGGAGTTTGATCTGCTGGTTCTGCTCGTTCGTCACCCGGAGCGTGTCTATTCGCGGGAAGCGCTGCTCGAGCAGGTCTGGGAGATGGATTTCGCGGGCGGGACGCGCACGGTGGATATTCATGTCCAAAGGCTGCGCAAGAAGCTGGGAGAATGGCAGGGCCTGATTCAAACTGTATACGGGGTAGGCTATAAAAGCACGAGGGCACTGACATGA